From a single Natronorubrum tibetense GA33 genomic region:
- a CDS encoding S9 family peptidase, whose translation MDSYEIERYLNIRSAYGTSFGPDGDRLSFLMNTTGTAQLWTLEEAQSWPEQRTFYDEQVSFASWSPERPELIFGMDEGGNERAQLFKLDAETGRIENLTTKPDAKHRWGGWSHDGERFAFASNRRDESVFDLYVQDRTETGDAAELVYEGDGWLSLSGWSPDDSRLLVSQAYSNFDQDLYVLNLDDEDSTLEHLTPHEGDVRYQSASWAPDGEGIYLSTDEGSADTLYLAYLDLETGDLETVTDGDGWNVGGIALDDETGRFVFSRNVEGYTELTVGEFDADDPTAFETFPEPDLPGGISGGVSFDPDAECFALSTTGDAVNTNVFVVDLETGETEQWTSAPTAGIPRETFDESELVHVESFDGLEVPGFFTLPDSYADGNHEGENVPVIVDIHGGPESQRRPSFSSVKQYFTDRGYAYFEPNVRGSAGYGADYAALDDVEKRMDSVADIEACVEWLQDHPAVDPDRIVAKGGSYGGFMVLAALTEYPDLWAAGIDIVGIANFVTFLENTGDWRRELREAEYGSLAEDREFLEKISPTNNIEQIEAPLFVLHGENDPRVPVGEAEQIVEKAKAQGVPVRKLIFDDEGHGFSKLENRIEAYSAIAAFLDEHV comes from the coding sequence ATGGACAGCTACGAAATCGAACGCTATCTCAACATCCGAAGCGCGTACGGCACGTCGTTCGGTCCCGACGGCGACCGACTCTCGTTTCTGATGAACACGACCGGTACCGCACAGCTCTGGACGCTCGAGGAGGCCCAATCTTGGCCCGAGCAACGAACGTTCTACGACGAACAGGTGTCGTTCGCCTCCTGGTCACCGGAACGGCCGGAACTGATCTTCGGGATGGACGAGGGCGGCAACGAACGTGCACAGCTCTTCAAACTCGACGCGGAGACCGGACGGATCGAGAACCTGACCACTAAACCGGACGCAAAACACCGCTGGGGCGGCTGGAGCCACGACGGCGAGCGGTTCGCGTTCGCCTCGAACCGCCGCGACGAGTCGGTCTTCGACCTCTACGTCCAGGACCGAACAGAGACCGGCGACGCGGCCGAACTGGTCTACGAGGGCGACGGCTGGCTTTCGCTATCGGGCTGGAGTCCAGACGACTCCCGACTGCTCGTCTCGCAAGCGTACTCCAACTTCGATCAGGACCTCTACGTGCTCAACCTCGACGACGAGGATTCTACGCTCGAGCACCTCACACCCCACGAAGGCGACGTTCGCTATCAGAGTGCAAGCTGGGCACCGGACGGCGAGGGAATCTACCTCTCGACGGACGAGGGGAGCGCGGACACGCTCTATCTGGCGTACCTCGACCTCGAAACTGGCGACCTCGAGACCGTCACCGACGGCGACGGCTGGAACGTCGGCGGCATCGCGCTGGACGACGAAACGGGTCGGTTCGTCTTCTCCCGGAACGTCGAGGGGTACACCGAACTGACGGTCGGCGAGTTCGACGCCGACGACCCTACCGCGTTCGAAACGTTCCCCGAACCCGACCTTCCGGGCGGGATCTCCGGCGGCGTAAGCTTCGATCCCGACGCCGAGTGCTTTGCGCTGTCGACCACCGGCGATGCGGTCAACACGAACGTCTTCGTGGTCGATCTCGAGACGGGCGAGACCGAGCAGTGGACGAGCGCGCCGACGGCGGGCATCCCACGCGAGACGTTCGACGAGTCCGAACTGGTTCACGTCGAGAGCTTCGACGGACTGGAAGTGCCCGGCTTCTTTACGCTGCCCGACAGCTATGCCGACGGAAATCACGAGGGCGAGAACGTCCCCGTCATCGTCGACATCCACGGCGGGCCCGAGAGCCAGCGCCGGCCGTCGTTCTCGAGCGTCAAGCAGTACTTCACCGATCGCGGCTACGCCTACTTCGAACCCAACGTCCGCGGCTCGGCGGGCTACGGGGCCGACTACGCCGCGCTGGACGACGTCGAGAAACGCATGGACTCGGTCGCGGACATCGAGGCCTGCGTGGAGTGGTTACAGGACCACCCGGCCGTCGACCCCGACCGAATCGTCGCCAAGGGCGGCTCCTACGGCGGGTTCATGGTGCTCGCTGCGCTGACCGAGTACCCCGATCTGTGGGCCGCCGGGATCGACATCGTCGGCATCGCCAACTTCGTCACGTTCCTCGAGAACACCGGCGACTGGCGTCGCGAACTCCGCGAGGCCGAGTACGGGAGTCTCGCCGAGGACCGCGAGTTCCTCGAGAAAATTTCGCCGACGAACAACATCGAGCAGATCGAGGCCCCGCTGTTCGTCCTTCACGGCGAGAACGATCCCCGCGTCCCGGTCGGCGAAGCCGAACAGATCGTTGAGAAGGCCAAAGCGCAGGGCGTTCCAGTCCGCAAGCTGATCTTCGACGATGAGGGTCATGGCTTCTCGAAACTCGAGAACCGCATCGAGGCCTACTCCGCGATCGCGGCGTTCCTCGACGAGCACGTCTAA
- a CDS encoding glycosyltransferase family 4 protein, translated as MRIAFVSIDTVHHRDTETNQRFQTILEVLRDHGHDVHCFCARFWNDESPTLERDEITYHAVTDDVDARRSFCLRLPFDLAAAGADVVHANAQPATAVLAAGWGATLARAPLLVEWYGDGGVADDRWTRRATKRGARLVTPSELVATWVRERGADGDDVETVPNPIDIDRIQSVTPGDRVDVVYARRLDEGANLESLLLGLAELRGRDWSTTVVGDGPERAAYERLASDLRIEDRITFVGDLSLEERIAVYRGAHVFAQTAEHCVFPTEMCWALASGCVGIVEYHADSSAHELVEGWDRGFRTTSEEELADAILEAGNLEYREFDDRFADYDESVVADRYLEQYRTLQDEHGLL; from the coding sequence ATGCGCATCGCGTTCGTCTCGATCGACACGGTACACCACCGCGATACCGAGACGAACCAGCGGTTTCAGACAATTCTCGAGGTCCTCCGCGATCACGGCCACGACGTTCACTGCTTCTGTGCCAGGTTTTGGAACGACGAGTCGCCGACGCTCGAGCGAGACGAGATTACGTACCACGCGGTGACGGATGACGTCGACGCACGCCGCTCGTTCTGTCTGCGACTGCCGTTCGATCTGGCGGCCGCGGGGGCCGACGTCGTTCACGCGAACGCCCAGCCCGCGACGGCGGTGCTCGCGGCCGGGTGGGGCGCGACGCTCGCTCGTGCGCCGCTGCTCGTCGAGTGGTACGGGGACGGCGGCGTCGCCGACGATCGGTGGACGCGACGAGCGACGAAACGCGGTGCCCGGCTCGTCACTCCGTCGGAACTCGTCGCCACGTGGGTCCGCGAGCGCGGAGCCGACGGCGACGACGTCGAGACCGTGCCGAACCCGATCGATATCGACCGAATCCAGTCGGTGACACCGGGGGACCGAGTCGACGTGGTCTACGCCCGCCGACTCGACGAGGGGGCGAATCTCGAGAGTTTACTGCTCGGACTGGCGGAACTTCGCGGCCGAGACTGGTCCACGACCGTCGTCGGTGACGGCCCGGAACGGGCGGCCTACGAACGCCTCGCGAGCGATCTCCGGATCGAGGACCGAATCACGTTCGTCGGCGACCTGTCGCTCGAGGAGCGCATCGCGGTCTACCGCGGCGCGCACGTCTTTGCCCAGACGGCCGAACATTGTGTGTTCCCGACGGAGATGTGCTGGGCGCTGGCGTCGGGCTGTGTCGGCATCGTCGAGTACCACGCCGACTCGAGCGCCCACGAACTCGTCGAGGGCTGGGACCGAGGCTTCCGGACGACGAGCGAGGAGGAACTGGCCGACGCGATACTCGAGGCCGGAAATCTGGAGTACCGCGAGTTCGACGACCGGTTCGCCGACTACGACGAGTCGGTGGTCGCCGATCGATATCTCGAGCAGTACCGGACGCTGCAGGACGAGCACGGACTGTTGTAG
- a CDS encoding HIT family protein, which yields MDDDCEFCRIAAGDQSVHVLYEDDRTIAFLDANPAVRGHSLVIPRVHEPELLALEDGTSTAIFESVRTVAAALEAALDPDGFSVFHTSGPLVGTVDHAHVHLLPRTADDDVSLSLPRDRLESDDASELATRVQELL from the coding sequence ATGGACGACGACTGTGAGTTTTGCCGAATCGCCGCCGGTGACCAATCGGTGCACGTACTCTACGAGGATGACCGAACGATCGCGTTTCTCGACGCCAACCCGGCGGTCCGGGGCCACAGTCTCGTCATACCCCGCGTCCACGAGCCGGAGTTGTTGGCGCTCGAGGACGGAACGTCGACGGCTATCTTCGAATCGGTTCGGACAGTCGCGGCCGCGTTAGAAGCGGCACTCGATCCCGACGGCTTCAGCGTCTTCCACACCAGCGGTCCGCTGGTTGGGACCGTCGATCACGCACACGTCCACCTCCTGCCGCGGACCGCAGACGACGACGTCTCGCTCTCGCTACCGCGGGACCGGCTCGAGTCCGACGATGCGTCGGAGCTGGCGACTCGCGTGCAAGAATTACTCTAA
- the trpB gene encoding tryptophan synthase subunit beta, which produces MSDGAFEGYGGRHVPEPLLEPLEQLAAAHDDVAESDAFQAELDDVLETFAGRPTPLYHAANLSERYGAEIYLKREDLLHGGAHKINNCLGQALLAKHAGRDRLIAETGAGQHGTATAMVGALLGLETEIYMGSKDVARQEMNVFRMRLMGAEVNEVTRGDEGLADAVDAALEDFAQNVDDTHYLVGSVVGPDPFPRMVRDFQSVIGREAREQFQDRTGDLPDAAVACVGGGSNAIGLFHAFRDDPVEFYGAEGGGEGSDSSRHAAPLAQGRDDVIHGMRTRVIDDNVEVHSVSAGLDYPGVGPEHAMFRAVGRCEYTGITDEEALAAFRELSETEGIIPALESSHAIARAIQLAEKGDHDTILVNLSGRGDKDMGTAASKFDL; this is translated from the coding sequence ATGTCTGACGGCGCATTCGAGGGCTACGGCGGGCGACACGTCCCGGAACCGCTGCTGGAACCGCTCGAACAACTCGCGGCGGCCCACGACGACGTCGCCGAAAGCGACGCATTTCAGGCGGAACTGGACGACGTACTCGAGACGTTCGCCGGCCGGCCGACCCCGCTGTACCACGCGGCGAATCTGAGCGAGCGCTACGGTGCTGAAATCTACCTCAAGCGCGAGGATCTGCTTCACGGCGGCGCACACAAGATCAACAACTGTCTCGGGCAGGCGCTGCTCGCCAAACACGCCGGCCGGGATCGACTCATCGCCGAGACGGGCGCTGGCCAGCACGGAACCGCGACAGCGATGGTGGGAGCCCTGCTCGGCCTCGAGACGGAGATCTACATGGGCTCGAAAGACGTCGCCCGCCAGGAGATGAACGTCTTCCGGATGCGGCTGATGGGCGCCGAGGTCAACGAGGTGACCCGCGGGGACGAAGGACTGGCAGACGCCGTCGACGCGGCGCTCGAGGACTTCGCGCAGAACGTCGACGACACGCACTATCTCGTGGGCAGCGTCGTCGGGCCCGACCCGTTCCCGCGGATGGTCCGGGACTTCCAGAGCGTCATCGGCCGCGAGGCCCGCGAGCAGTTTCAGGACCGAACGGGCGACCTGCCCGACGCCGCGGTCGCCTGCGTCGGCGGCGGCTCGAACGCCATCGGGCTCTTCCACGCCTTCCGGGACGATCCGGTCGAGTTCTACGGTGCCGAAGGCGGCGGCGAGGGGAGCGACTCGAGTCGACACGCGGCCCCGCTCGCGCAGGGACGAGACGACGTCATCCACGGGATGCGTACTCGAGTGATCGACGACAACGTCGAGGTGCACTCCGTCTCCGCCGGGCTTGACTACCCCGGTGTCGGCCCCGAACACGCCATGTTCCGCGCTGTGGGCCGCTGTGAGTACACCGGTATTACGGACGAGGAAGCGCTCGCCGCGTTCCGCGAGTTGAGCGAAACGGAGGGGATCATTCCGGCCCTCGAGTCCAGCCACGCCATTGCACGGGCGATCCAACTCGCCGAAAAGGGCGACCACGACACCATCCTCGTGAATCTCTCCGGGCGCGGCGACAAAGACATGGGGACCGCGGCATCGAAGTTCGATCTGTAA
- a CDS encoding phosphate ABC transporter ATP-binding protein, which yields MTTNAALTTENLAVTYVGDREVDALKGVSLEFPMNQLTAIIGPSGCGKSTLLKSLNRLHEIQPHAEVSGDVHLGEQSVYNTDDPVPEIRKQIGYVPQTPTALPLSIYENVAYGVKIHGEYDSKEELDDLVETYLRKVNLWEEVKDRLDTPGAELSTGQIQRLCLARSLAVEPDVLLCDEVTSALDPISAESVEETLESLKEEYTIIMVTHSMDQAKRLADEVVFLYLGELVEANDTRSFFENPQHERTREFVKGHTAVEYTESGGVSTTESATADR from the coding sequence ATGACCACGAACGCTGCACTCACCACGGAGAACCTCGCCGTAACGTACGTCGGAGATCGCGAAGTAGACGCGCTAAAGGGCGTCTCCCTCGAGTTCCCGATGAACCAGCTGACGGCCATCATCGGCCCCTCGGGCTGTGGGAAATCGACACTGTTGAAGTCGCTGAACCGGCTTCACGAGATCCAGCCCCACGCCGAGGTCTCCGGTGACGTACATCTGGGTGAGCAGTCGGTCTACAACACCGACGATCCGGTGCCAGAGATCCGCAAACAGATCGGCTACGTGCCACAGACGCCGACGGCGTTGCCGCTGTCGATCTACGAGAACGTCGCCTACGGGGTGAAGATCCACGGCGAGTACGACTCCAAGGAGGAACTCGACGACCTCGTCGAGACCTACTTGCGGAAAGTGAACCTCTGGGAGGAGGTCAAGGACCGACTCGATACCCCCGGGGCGGAGTTATCGACCGGCCAAATTCAGCGCCTCTGTCTCGCTCGGTCCCTGGCCGTCGAGCCGGACGTCCTCCTCTGTGACGAGGTCACCTCCGCGCTCGACCCCATCTCGGCCGAGTCGGTCGAGGAAACACTCGAGTCGCTCAAGGAGGAGTACACGATCATCATGGTCACTCACAGTATGGATCAGGCCAAACGGCTCGCCGACGAGGTCGTCTTCCTCTATCTCGGCGAACTCGTCGAGGCGAACGACACCCGATCGTTCTTCGAGAACCCACAACACGAACGAACACGGGAGTTTGTCAAGGGTCACACCGCCGTCGAGTACACCGAATCCGGCGGTGTGTCGACGACGGAATCCGCGACGGCCGACCGATAG
- a CDS encoding PstA family ABC transporter permease, with product MDRYTEQRLFSALARGAAALVVAVMILVVAVTIFRGGRVFLTDPAIAITPPGSRYMLEGDGGFLHAVLGSIFIVGPATVVSAVLAVSTAMYLQSDYSSERFSDAVNMFLNVLWGTPPIVYGVFVLTVIIAIGARTSLFFGIVAIAIFQYPIMTRYTDEALRSAPDAVRETTYGLGATRFETAVMTVRAALPGVIAGIIMGFARGIGDAATVLFTAGRSTNMPGGPFQGATTLPVLIFDQAMSFNAEVRSHAYAASFVLIVAVLSLIIVSKLLAGRYARYAPGGRHS from the coding sequence ATGGACCGTTACACCGAGCAGCGGCTCTTCAGTGCGCTCGCCCGCGGAGCCGCCGCGCTCGTCGTCGCCGTGATGATACTGGTTGTCGCCGTGACGATCTTCAGGGGCGGCCGCGTCTTCCTCACGGATCCGGCGATCGCGATCACGCCGCCGGGCTCTCGATACATGCTCGAGGGTGACGGCGGATTCCTCCATGCGGTCCTCGGGAGCATCTTCATCGTCGGCCCGGCGACCGTCGTCTCGGCCGTACTCGCCGTCTCGACGGCGATGTATCTCCAAAGCGACTACTCGAGCGAGCGCTTTTCGGACGCGGTGAACATGTTCCTGAACGTGCTCTGGGGGACGCCACCGATCGTCTACGGGGTGTTCGTCCTGACGGTGATCATCGCGATCGGCGCCCGAACGAGCCTGTTCTTCGGGATCGTCGCCATCGCGATCTTCCAGTACCCGATCATGACTCGGTACACCGACGAGGCGTTGCGATCCGCACCGGACGCCGTCCGGGAAACGACGTACGGACTCGGCGCGACGCGATTCGAGACCGCAGTTATGACCGTCCGCGCGGCACTGCCGGGCGTCATCGCCGGAATCATCATGGGCTTCGCTCGTGGCATCGGCGACGCCGCGACGGTGCTGTTCACCGCCGGTCGAAGTACGAACATGCCGGGCGGCCCATTCCAGGGGGCGACGACGCTGCCGGTTCTCATCTTCGATCAGGCGATGTCGTTCAACGCCGAAGTTCGGTCGCATGCCTACGCGGCGTCGTTCGTCCTCATCGTCGCCGTATTGAGCCTGATCATCGTCTCGAAACTGCTCGCCGGGCGATACGCACGGTACGCCCCAGGAGGTCGCCACTCATGA
- the pstC gene encoding phosphate ABC transporter permease subunit PstC produces MAETTESRSDGRLGRRLLTERLSSHWLRGAGYFAIGLFVLIVLTLLYQSLPLLSEYSLVQMLTSSNWDPAQNEFGFLPAIVGTIYVTILTMAMGTPIAILAAIYIAEYAEGRAKTLVSSFIDVLAAIPSVIFGLVALIVVVPFVGDYLAPAVGSSATGLGIFTVSLVMAIVVTPFMISLSVESLEALPDELRESSLGVGATQWETIRIVLLRAAGPGIFSAVLLGFGRVFGATIVPAMLIGGQTHLPSSPFATGQTLPTLIVNDFGELMSLPLTQSALIFVGLMLVIVVWLFNFGAMLLRQRLQQRWQF; encoded by the coding sequence ATGGCGGAGACGACGGAATCACGCAGCGACGGTCGCCTCGGTCGGCGACTGCTCACGGAGCGGCTGAGTAGCCACTGGCTCCGGGGTGCGGGATACTTTGCTATCGGGCTGTTCGTCCTGATCGTCCTGACGCTGCTCTACCAGTCGCTGCCGTTGCTCTCGGAGTACTCGCTGGTCCAGATGCTGACGTCGTCGAACTGGGACCCCGCACAGAACGAGTTCGGCTTCCTGCCGGCGATCGTCGGCACGATATACGTGACTATTCTCACGATGGCCATGGGAACGCCGATCGCGATCCTCGCAGCGATCTACATCGCCGAATACGCCGAGGGACGGGCGAAGACGCTCGTCTCGTCGTTCATCGACGTCCTCGCAGCGATCCCCAGCGTCATCTTCGGACTGGTCGCACTGATCGTGGTCGTCCCCTTCGTCGGCGACTACCTCGCACCGGCCGTCGGCTCGAGTGCGACCGGGCTCGGCATCTTCACCGTCAGTCTCGTGATGGCGATCGTCGTCACGCCGTTTATGATCTCGTTATCGGTCGAGTCACTCGAGGCGCTGCCGGACGAACTCCGGGAGTCCTCGCTCGGCGTCGGCGCGACGCAGTGGGAGACGATCAGAATCGTCCTGCTGCGGGCCGCCGGTCCCGGTATCTTCTCGGCCGTTCTGTTGGGTTTCGGTCGCGTCTTCGGTGCGACCATCGTTCCGGCGATGCTCATCGGCGGGCAGACCCACTTGCCGAGTTCGCCGTTCGCGACGGGACAAACGCTCCCGACGCTGATCGTCAACGACTTCGGTGAACTGATGTCGCTGCCGCTCACCCAGTCGGCACTGATCTTCGTCGGTCTCATGCTGGTTATCGTCGTCTGGCTGTTCAATTTTGGCGCAATGCTCCTCCGGCAACGACTCCAACAGAGGTGGCAGTTCTAA
- a CDS encoding PstS family phosphate ABC transporter substrate-binding protein, translating to MERTYSRRSVLQLAGAGSAASLAGCTSFLDGGDTVRISGGVGPLPMVEVWADIYGDETDTSFDISGGGTGVGVSDVFNNQVDIAMMGREPEGEEVDQGLFAVPMLIDTVVGTVNADNPVIDELQENGLSRADMEAIFTKEVDTWGEVVDADVDEEITVYGRSDASAAYKQWGDFLGGEDDAYSENELENLSDGNHNGDQQVAEAIAGNENAISLNNINYVYDLESGELEGDVRPIPLDRDGDGELSEEEDFYETRDEFLAAVEAGQYPAPPAREMFLASNGDFDEDAREFVEWVLSDGQEFVRDNGYVPLEDDRLEEAQDNLAEGP from the coding sequence GTGGAACGAACCTATTCACGTCGTTCTGTATTGCAACTTGCAGGAGCAGGCTCGGCAGCGTCGCTCGCCGGCTGTACGTCGTTTCTCGATGGGGGCGACACCGTCCGTATCTCCGGCGGAGTCGGGCCGCTACCGATGGTCGAAGTATGGGCGGACATCTACGGAGACGAAACCGACACATCGTTCGATATCTCCGGCGGGGGGACCGGTGTCGGCGTCTCGGACGTTTTCAACAACCAGGTCGACATTGCGATGATGGGGCGCGAACCCGAAGGCGAAGAGGTCGATCAAGGACTGTTCGCCGTCCCGATGCTCATCGACACCGTCGTCGGAACGGTCAATGCCGACAACCCGGTCATCGACGAACTGCAGGAGAACGGGCTCAGCCGAGCGGATATGGAGGCCATCTTCACCAAGGAAGTGGATACCTGGGGCGAGGTCGTCGACGCCGATGTCGATGAAGAGATCACCGTTTACGGTCGCTCCGATGCGTCAGCCGCGTACAAACAGTGGGGCGATTTCCTCGGCGGCGAAGACGACGCCTACAGCGAAAACGAACTCGAGAACCTCTCGGACGGAAACCACAACGGCGACCAGCAGGTCGCCGAGGCCATCGCTGGCAACGAGAACGCGATCTCGCTGAACAATATCAACTACGTCTACGACCTCGAGAGCGGCGAACTCGAGGGCGACGTTCGTCCGATCCCGCTGGACCGCGACGGCGACGGAGAACTCTCCGAGGAGGAGGACTTCTACGAGACCCGCGACGAGTTCCTCGCCGCCGTCGAAGCGGGACAGTATCCCGCACCACCGGCCCGTGAGATGTTCCTCGCGTCGAACGGCGACTTCGACGAGGACGCCCGCGAGTTCGTCGAGTGGGTCCTCTCGGACGGACAGGAGTTCGTTCGAGACAACGGCTACGTCCCGCTCGAGGACGACAGGCTCGAAGAGGCACAGGACAACCTGGCCGAGGGGCCGTAA
- a CDS encoding YeiH family protein, giving the protein MAVRRLLPGLFALCLGALVARTLATALGVNHLLFAIALGVLAANAVGIPARLEAGIATHNLWLGAGIVLMGASISVETVLEVGAPVLVLLLAAVGGSLVAVELLARNVFGLPDRLGSLLAAGASICGVSAVVGVAGAIRAREEQIAYAAGTVLLFDAITIVVYPFLGDLLGLSGTVFGIWAGISMFSTGPVVAVGFAHSDLAGQWATVTKLSRNALIGVVVLVYASYYARSQGSGRPSARTLWDEFPKFVLGFLALAFVASVGVLSSAQQASIENAYHWLFMLAFVGLGTEIRLADLRNTGMTPALVVLLALIATSSLSLAVLLVLF; this is encoded by the coding sequence ATGGCCGTTCGACGACTCCTTCCGGGACTGTTCGCGCTCTGTCTGGGCGCGCTGGTGGCGCGAACGCTCGCGACGGCGCTGGGCGTCAACCACCTGCTCTTCGCGATCGCGCTCGGTGTTCTCGCGGCAAACGCCGTCGGTATTCCCGCGCGACTCGAGGCAGGGATCGCGACGCACAACCTGTGGCTCGGTGCCGGCATCGTTCTCATGGGGGCGTCGATCTCGGTCGAAACCGTCCTCGAGGTCGGCGCACCCGTCCTCGTCTTGCTACTCGCCGCGGTCGGGGGTTCCCTCGTCGCCGTCGAACTGCTCGCGCGGAACGTCTTCGGGTTACCCGACCGATTAGGTTCGCTGCTCGCGGCCGGAGCGAGCATCTGCGGCGTCTCGGCGGTCGTCGGGGTCGCCGGAGCGATCCGCGCTCGAGAGGAACAGATCGCGTACGCGGCGGGGACGGTGTTGCTGTTCGACGCGATCACGATCGTCGTCTATCCGTTCCTTGGCGATCTGTTGGGGCTGTCCGGAACGGTGTTCGGGATCTGGGCCGGCATCAGCATGTTCTCGACGGGCCCGGTCGTCGCCGTCGGTTTCGCCCATTCGGACCTGGCTGGACAGTGGGCAACGGTAACGAAGCTCTCCCGAAACGCGTTGATCGGCGTTGTCGTGCTCGTGTACGCGAGTTATTACGCTCGGAGCCAGGGAAGCGGCCGCCCCTCCGCCCGAACGCTCTGGGACGAGTTTCCGAAGTTCGTCCTCGGCTTTCTCGCGCTGGCGTTCGTCGCGAGTGTGGGCGTTCTCTCGTCGGCACAGCAGGCCTCGATCGAGAACGCCTACCACTGGCTGTTCATGCTCGCGTTCGTCGGCCTCGGGACCGAAATTCGACTCGCAGATCTCCGGAACACCGGTATGACTCCCGCTCTCGTCGTTCTACTGGCGCTGATCGCCACCAGTTCCCTCTCGCTTGCGGTGTTACTGGTACTATTTTAG
- a CDS encoding MGH1-like glycoside hydrolase domain-containing protein, with protein sequence METVRTGRYYARELQRRLAHYVEKRRYGFRDYGSLERAAETILADRAERGFEAGGHFRGVWPRDLAFGVRGLSAAGYEEAVAETGRWLVDQLSDSSVFYTDFHDRFHAASPAEGVDTFPALVLLLAECGCLREHADAVADLAAVHRERFVTDGLVIGSGSSWWDSVAGPREAYNTAMLLAAVERLEERSVETTFTGESSTIRAALYSQLWNGRYFDERRGAGRRSGDGNNRSGGQSVLACDANVVPLYLGVVDDDRAAAIVSSLERLETPRGLAMRAEPFSHAAVHPFFVLHRDYHYHVWPWNSLMYAVGLRRYGYDDRARQEIERVEALLEPYGNFLEVCTLEGKPYVKRGYASAEDFTVAAALWTEYHRRTN encoded by the coding sequence ATGGAGACCGTTCGGACCGGCCGCTACTACGCTCGAGAGCTCCAGCGACGGCTCGCCCACTACGTCGAGAAACGCCGATACGGGTTTCGAGATTACGGCTCGCTCGAGCGCGCGGCCGAGACGATCCTCGCAGACCGGGCCGAACGGGGGTTCGAAGCGGGCGGCCACTTCCGCGGCGTCTGGCCGCGAGACCTTGCGTTCGGCGTTCGCGGGCTCTCCGCGGCGGGATACGAGGAGGCCGTCGCCGAAACCGGACGGTGGCTCGTCGACCAGCTCTCCGACAGCTCGGTATTTTACACCGACTTTCACGATCGGTTCCACGCGGCGTCGCCGGCGGAGGGCGTCGACACGTTCCCCGCGCTCGTCTTACTGCTCGCGGAGTGTGGCTGCCTTCGCGAGCACGCCGACGCCGTCGCCGACCTCGCGGCCGTCCACCGCGAGCGGTTCGTCACCGATGGACTCGTCATCGGGTCAGGAAGCTCCTGGTGGGATTCGGTCGCCGGCCCCCGGGAGGCGTACAACACCGCGATGTTGCTCGCCGCAGTCGAACGACTCGAGGAGCGATCCGTCGAGACGACGTTTACGGGCGAGTCGTCGACTATTCGAGCGGCGCTGTACTCGCAGCTCTGGAACGGCCGCTACTTCGACGAACGTCGCGGCGCGGGTCGCCGTTCCGGCGACGGCAATAACCGTAGCGGCGGTCAGTCGGTCCTCGCCTGCGACGCCAACGTCGTCCCGCTCTATCTCGGCGTCGTCGACGACGACCGCGCGGCCGCGATCGTCTCCTCGCTCGAGCGTCTCGAGACGCCGCGCGGGCTGGCGATGCGCGCCGAACCGTTCTCGCACGCGGCGGTCCACCCCTTCTTCGTCCTCCACCGGGACTACCACTATCACGTCTGGCCCTGGAACAGCCTCATGTACGCCGTCGGGCTCCGACGGTACGGCTACGACGACCGCGCTCGGCAGGAGATCGAGCGCGTCGAGGCGCTGCTCGAGCCCTACGGGAACTTTTTGGAGGTCTGTACGCTCGAGGGCAAGCCCTACGTCAAGCGCGGCTACGCGAGCGCCGAGGATTTCACCGTGGCCGCGGCGCTGTGGACGGAGTACCACCGGCGAACGAACTGA